The Christensenella timonensis DNA segment GTCGACGACGGTGAAGTCCTTACTGCCAAACAGGTTAAGGAACTCCAAAAACGGAATGCACAGCTCGAAGAAGAAAACCTTATCCTAAAAAAAGCGATTGCCATATTCACGCCTCACTCAAACAACGATTAGACGCTGTCCACAGGCTCCGTTTTCAGCACCGTATTCAAACGCTTTGCCGTGTCCTGAATGTCAATAGAAGCACTTACTACAAGCATTTTTATTCTCCTCCCGCTCCCCGTGTTTCTCTTAATCAGGATCTTCGACGCCTTATCCTTACTATTTATGCTGATTATGACAAACGCCTTGGCGCCTATAAAATCCACCATGTCCTCCAGCGTGACTATGGCGTCCGCATCAGCGTTGGACGAGTGTACCGCCTGATGCGCTCTATGCATTTACCAAAAATGTCTACTGCTCACCCCAGACATTATTTCTGTCGTTCCGATGACAGCCTTTGTCCCGACCGTCTCCGCCAAAGCTTTACTCAAAATGCCCCTAATCTTGTTTGGGTGAGTGATATTACTTATCTGCGGGCTGGCGGAAAATGGTATTATCTTTGCGTTGTCATTGACCTTTTTTCCCGCAAGGTCATTGCTTGGCACCTGTCTTCCAAACAGGATGTGGACCTTACGATCACTGCTTTCCGTAAAGCTTATGCCGCCCGCAGCGCTCCCAAGGGTCTGATGTTTCACTCTGACCGTGGAACTCAATATACCGCTTTTGCTTTCCGTAGTCTTTTGGACTCCCTTAATATTGTTCAGTCTTTTTCCAAGAAAGGATATCCGTTTGACAATGCTGTATGTGAATCTTTTTTCAAATATCTGAAAAAGGAAGAAGCTAACCGTAGAAGCTACTCTTCTTTTCACGATTTAAAGTTGGCTATTTTTTCCTATATTGAAGCCTTCTACAATGCCAAACGTCCCCATTCTTCTCTTGGTTATTTGACTCCCGATGAAGCTGATGCTCGTTTCCCCTAATTATCTTCACTTTTTTCTGTCCACTCTATTGACTATACTTCAAGAATGTGTTTCCGCTCGTTTTTCCAGATGTTTCATACATATTGACCTGTGCATGCTGAATCAGGATATTACTGCTTTTATTTACAATATCTTCGGGTATCACACATCGGATATATGCCTGGTTGATCGCAATCGTATCATTGCCGACACGAAAGTATTCCCGGTTATAGGTATTGACAGTATCCGGGCTTGTATTGCTGACATAATTGTCTTCTAACCCAAGAGATGCAGCGTCTACAGAATCATAATATACCGATGGATCAACGATCACAGGATATGCACGTTCCGGTGTAAGCCATGAATCGCTTAGCTCATAGCGAATGATATATGAACTCCCATCCTGCCGGATTGATACGGCAATATCTTCACTGTATGCGCCTGCCGCGTCTGTCATGAAAGGCGCTGCGATCCGTGCAATATTGACGCCATTGCTGTCACTTAAAAGGATTTCCTGCCCCTCTTGCCGGGGAACAAGGCCGCCGAGGTTTATCCGGTATTCAAATACATTATTTTCCGTGTATTCATTGATAATGATATCTTCTTTGATCCCATTTTCCCTGGCCTTTAAACGCAAGTCCGTCGAGGGATCAAAAACGCCTTCGTATGTTACGCTTTCAAATGCGCTCCCTGAATATCCTTCCTTACGCAGTTCCGGCTTACTATCTTCTTTCGAGACCGGGACGGCTGTTGGTTCCGATACTTCCGGGGTTGGCGCCGCAGCAGGCGCCTGTTCTGCGGTTGGTTCCGGCGTTGGATTTTCCGCTGCTTCAGCTTCTTGAACCGCTTCCGGCGCGGGAATCGCTTCAATTTCACCATTGGCGGTTGCTTCCGGCGACAGGCTGTTTCCCGCTTCTTCATTTGTTATGTCCGTTAACCCCGCTTCCTGCGTTTCCGGCTGCACGGGATCTTCCGATTCATTTACAGGCATTTCTGGATTCTGTGGCGCAGCACTTTCGGCTTCTTCGCTGCCTGCCAAATCATCGGGCGATTTCGGAATATTTTCTTGCTCAAAATTTGATTCGTCCACAATAGGCGCAATCGAAATACTTGTCCCATCCTTTGCAACGGTAACCAGTTCGTCGTTCTGCTTAAAATCATTGTTGATTTCCGCATCTACGGTTTCACTGGTGCTTATGATAGCGTCCCCCCGATCGACCAGAAGCGCATCACTGTCGTCCGGTTCCATTGCTTCCATCTGTTCGTCCGTGAGCTGCATGGTGAGGGTTTTGCTGCCGTTCCAGTTTTGCCGCACAGTAATCCCTTCGGCGACATTTTCTACCCGGCCCACGCCCGATTCGGCATATGCAACAGCAAACGGCTGCAGTATAGTCACGATACAAAAGACCAACGAGACTGAACCGATATAGAATTTAGCTCTCCAATTCTTTTTCATAACACCAACCCCACACTTTTCGCTACGATACTCAACGAATTTTTATGAATAAAAAAGGACACCCTTTAAGTCAGGTATCCTAAATGCAAACTTTCACCATATGCACTTTTATCTTTGCGTTTAACTTTGATTTTCCTAAATTTTTTCTGGACGGATAATGCTTCAGAAGCGAATCCAACCCACTCTTTGGACTCCCCTTGTTCATGACCATACCTACAATTCATTTGTCCTTAATGAAAGTATATCACTGTATCCCGTTTTTGTATAGGTCTCAAAATAAAAATTTGTCCATAGATCATAATCGGTATTTTCATCAATTCGCCGGTGCTAAATGGAAGCAATCTGATACATTCTGGTTTATGGCTTCAATCGATTCTTTCCTTTCCCATGACTATTCACCACACTTTCTCTTATGATAGAAAAGCAGCGGATTTATGTTGGAAAACCGTTTTGTTCGTCGATCCGCTGCTTCTCCCATGTATTTTAAACGCTATTATTCGACACTACTTCCCATAGCGAACGGGCAATAACTTGAACTGGTCACGGCTCATGACCATCACCGATATCCCAGCCGCCTCCCCTACGGGCAGATCTTTCTTTAGACGCCTGTTTTTCAAGGTGCCGGAGATAAAAGCCTTCACGTTCAAAAGAAAAACAGGACAGAATATGGTGCTCTACAATAAGAATTTTTTTAGATTTTTAATTGCCCTCCTTATTGAGTGTGAAACAGTAGTCCGGTCAACTCCTTCTTGTTCCGCAATCCGGCTTATGCTTAATCCTAGAAAAAAATGCGCATACACTCGATGCGCCTGTTTTTCCGGCAGCCTTAAAATTGCAGCGTACAAAAGGTTGCGGTCCAGCCTTTGTATAACCTGATCTTCCGGTGAGGGAAATAAGAATAATGCTGCGTTCTCAATTCCGTCTGCCCGATCAAGTGAATAATACGCTTTGTGATACCGTATCCTTGAATAATGGGATGCTTCTGCACGATACAATTCATCCAAC contains these protein-coding regions:
- a CDS encoding IS3 family transposase (programmed frameshift), with the protein product MAANNFKKYDDDFKKSLVSLFQNGKTQTQLCKEYGVSQSALGKWIKQYSTVQVDDGEVLTAKQVKELQKRNAQLEEENLILKKANCHIHASLKQRLDAVHRLRFQHRIQTLCRVLNVNRSTYYKHFYSPPAPRVSLNQDLRRLILTIYADYDKRLGAYKIHHVLQRDYGVRISVGRVYRLMRSMHLPKMSTAHPRHYFCRSDDSLCPDRLRQSFTQNAPNLVWVSDITYLRAGGKWYYLCVVIDLFSRKVIAWHLSSKQDVDLTITAFRKAYAARSAPKGLMFHSDRGTQYTAFAFRSLLDSLNIVQSFSKKGYPFDNAVCESFFKYLKKEEANRRSYSSFHDLKLAIFSYIEAFYNAKRPHSSLGYLTPDEADARFP
- a CDS encoding sigma-70 family RNA polymerase sigma factor, whose amino-acid sequence is MKKINMKKYYPLFHEQDMWIEVPDAVECVLDELYRAEASHYSRIRYHKAYYSLDRADGIENAALFLFPSPEDQVIQRLDRNLLYAAILRLPEKQAHRVYAHFFLGLSISRIAEQEGVDRTTVSHSIRRAIKNLKKFLL